One window from the genome of Thalassospira xiamenensis M-5 = DSM 17429 encodes:
- a CDS encoding MFS transporter, whose protein sequence is MNQPTHTLATSTSSGLERDARQHSAGTVNDPGQIALGVIIGRSSEFFDFFVYCIASVLVFPQLLFPGESAIVGTIHSFFIFSLAFIARPIGSLVFMTVDRRYGRGTKLTVAMFLLGGSTAAMAFLPSFDSAGMFAIYLLCVLRFTQGLALGGAWDGLASLLALNAPDNRKGWYAMMPQLGAPLGFILASSLFAYLILTLSPEDFLAFGWRYAFFVAFAINVVALFARLRLVATSEFGSLLEKNELQAVRVRDTIRHHGRTVLLGALVPLVSYALFHLVTVFALSWVVLYTPANPGQFLLTQGVGAVLCALGIIASGFIADQIGRRRLLGYSAAIIAVGALLTPLLYAYNIINEGMIVLGGFAVLGLCFGQAAGTLASNFKREYRYTGSALTSDLAWLLGAGFAPLIALLLCVAYGPIGVGAYLLSGAAVTLLVLHFNKQFGQKNTD, encoded by the coding sequence GTGAATCAACCCACTCATACCTTAGCGACCTCCACCTCCTCTGGACTGGAACGCGACGCACGCCAACACTCGGCTGGCACAGTCAACGACCCCGGACAGATCGCGCTTGGCGTGATTATCGGCCGGTCATCGGAGTTTTTCGATTTCTTCGTTTATTGCATCGCCTCTGTGCTGGTGTTCCCCCAACTCCTGTTCCCCGGCGAAAGCGCGATCGTCGGTACCATCCATTCCTTCTTTATATTCTCGCTGGCTTTCATCGCCCGCCCGATCGGGTCCCTCGTCTTCATGACAGTGGACCGGCGCTATGGCCGCGGCACAAAGCTGACGGTTGCCATGTTCCTGCTGGGCGGTTCAACCGCCGCGATGGCCTTTTTGCCAAGCTTTGACAGTGCGGGCATGTTTGCGATCTATCTGCTGTGCGTGCTTCGCTTTACGCAGGGGCTGGCACTTGGCGGTGCATGGGATGGTCTTGCCTCCCTGCTGGCACTCAACGCGCCTGATAATCGCAAGGGCTGGTATGCCATGATGCCACAGCTTGGCGCACCGCTTGGCTTCATTCTGGCATCCTCGCTGTTTGCCTACCTGATCCTGACCCTGTCGCCCGAGGATTTCCTCGCATTCGGCTGGCGCTATGCCTTCTTTGTTGCCTTTGCAATCAACGTGGTGGCGCTGTTTGCCCGTCTGCGTCTGGTCGCAACGTCCGAATTCGGAAGCCTGCTTGAAAAGAATGAATTGCAGGCCGTCCGTGTCCGCGACACCATCCGCCATCACGGCCGGACCGTGCTTCTCGGCGCGCTTGTGCCACTCGTCAGCTACGCGCTTTTCCATCTGGTCACTGTCTTCGCGCTTAGCTGGGTCGTGCTTTACACCCCGGCCAATCCGGGGCAGTTCCTGTTGACCCAGGGTGTCGGAGCGGTGCTTTGCGCGCTTGGCATTATCGCATCGGGCTTCATTGCCGATCAGATCGGTCGTCGCCGGTTGCTGGGTTATTCGGCGGCCATCATCGCGGTCGGTGCGCTCCTGACCCCGCTGCTTTATGCCTATAACATCATCAATGAAGGCATGATCGTTCTGGGCGGTTTTGCGGTTCTGGGTCTGTGCTTTGGTCAGGCGGCCGGGACACTGGCATCGAACTTCAAACGTGAATATCGCTATACCGGTTCGGCCCTGACATCCGATCTTGCATGGTTGCTCGGTGCCGGCTTCGCCCCGCTGATTGCCCTTCTGCTCTGCGTGGCTTATGGCCCGATTGGCGTTGGAGCGTATCTGCTTTCGGGGGCGGCGGTCACTCTGCTCGTCCTGCATTTCAACAAGCAGTTCGGACAGAAAAACACCGACTGA
- a CDS encoding glutathione S-transferase family protein → MIRFYFHPTPNPAKISLFLEESGLPYEIHPVDTKKGEQHSPEFLAINPNGKVPAIVDTDGAGGKETRVFDSNAILQYLAEKTGKFLGTAEDRGELLSWLMFIASGLGPFSGQAVHFQHVAPAGNDYGVNRYRKEIERHYKVMDDHLAQREFVVGDSYTIADMSLWGWIERAAFVMKNDAPLDPYPNLKKWYQGICTRPAVERARKVGSDHAFKSEMDDVAKRALFPSNYS, encoded by the coding sequence ATGATCCGCTTTTACTTCCACCCGACCCCGAACCCGGCCAAGATTTCGCTTTTCCTTGAAGAATCTGGTCTGCCTTATGAAATCCATCCGGTCGACACCAAAAAGGGCGAACAGCACAGCCCGGAATTCCTGGCAATCAACCCGAATGGCAAGGTCCCGGCGATTGTTGACACCGACGGGGCGGGTGGCAAGGAAACCCGCGTTTTTGATTCAAACGCCATCCTGCAATATCTGGCGGAAAAGACCGGAAAGTTCCTTGGTACGGCGGAAGATCGCGGTGAATTGCTGTCATGGTTGATGTTCATTGCATCGGGCCTTGGCCCGTTTTCCGGGCAGGCGGTGCATTTTCAGCATGTGGCACCGGCGGGCAACGATTACGGTGTGAACCGCTATCGCAAGGAAATCGAACGCCATTACAAGGTGATGGATGATCACTTGGCCCAGCGCGAATTTGTTGTCGGTGACAGTTATACCATTGCCGATATGTCACTTTGGGGCTGGATCGAGCGGGCGGCATTCGTCATGAAAAATGATGCGCCGCTTGATCCTTATCCGAACCTGAAAAAATGGTATCAGGGCATCTGTACCCGCCCTGCGGTGGAACGGGCACGCAAAGTTGGCAGTGACCATGCCTTCAAATCGGAAATGGATGACGTTGCCAAACGGGCACTGTTCCCGTCGAATTACAGCTGA
- the cyoA gene encoding ubiquinol oxidase subunit II — protein MLSKLARGVAIASVFTLLTGCNLVVMDPSGDIASQQADLIVVSTILMLIIILPVMALTVFFAWKYRQSNKDAEYDPEWHHSTKLEIVIWSAPLAIIIALGAITWVSTHTLDPYRPLDRIDAERPLEKDHKPMVVEVVSLDWKWLFIYPEQGIATINELAAPIDTPIQFKITSSGIMNSFYVPALAGMIYSMAGMETKLHAVINEEGVYDGFSANYSGEGFSHMRFKFHGLSNAGFDDWVAKVKSDSATLGRSEYLELEKPSIAEPVHYFGNVDPELYTAILNMCVDQSKMCMNEMMHIDKNGGGGLAGIYNVMSLTYDTPRERGSQPLPLTESFVATLCTTPTGGLSQEISSIPLFENGSEDSRFSPVPASVSTGF, from the coding sequence ATGCTCTCAAAACTTGCACGCGGCGTCGCAATTGCTTCTGTGTTCACGTTACTGACCGGATGTAATCTGGTCGTGATGGATCCGTCTGGCGATATTGCGTCACAGCAAGCCGACCTTATCGTTGTTTCCACGATCCTGATGCTGATCATCATCCTTCCGGTGATGGCGCTGACAGTGTTCTTTGCCTGGAAATATCGTCAATCCAATAAGGATGCAGAGTACGATCCTGAATGGCACCATTCCACCAAGCTGGAAATTGTCATCTGGTCCGCCCCGCTTGCGATCATTATCGCGCTGGGTGCGATCACCTGGGTCAGTACGCACACCCTGGACCCATACCGCCCGCTGGATCGTATCGATGCGGAACGTCCGCTTGAGAAAGATCACAAGCCGATGGTGGTAGAAGTCGTTTCCCTCGATTGGAAATGGCTGTTCATCTATCCCGAGCAAGGGATTGCGACCATCAATGAGCTGGCCGCACCGATTGATACGCCGATCCAGTTCAAAATCACCTCTTCGGGGATCATGAACTCCTTCTATGTTCCGGCACTGGCCGGGATGATCTATTCGATGGCCGGTATGGAAACCAAGCTCCATGCCGTGATCAACGAGGAAGGCGTCTATGACGGGTTTTCGGCGAACTATAGTGGCGAGGGTTTCTCGCATATGCGCTTCAAGTTCCACGGGCTGAGCAACGCAGGCTTTGATGACTGGGTTGCCAAAGTCAAATCCGATAGCGCCACTTTGGGCCGTTCGGAATATCTGGAACTTGAAAAGCCAAGCATTGCGGAACCGGTCCACTATTTCGGTAATGTCGATCCGGAACTTTACACGGCCATCCTGAATATGTGCGTCGATCAGTCGAAAATGTGCATGAACGAAATGATGCATATCGACAAAAATGGCGGTGGCGGTCTTGCGGGTATCTATAACGTTATGTCGCTGACATACGACACCCCGCGCGAACGTGGCAGCCAGCCTTTGCCGTTGACCGAATCATTCGTGGCAACGCTTTGCACGACGCCGACAGGCGGTCTGAGCCAGGAAATTTCTTCGATCCCGCTTTTTGAAAACGGGTCTGAAGACAGCCGGTTCAGCCCCGTTCCTGCCAGCGTATCGACAGGGTTCTGA